The following is a genomic window from Actinomadura sp. WMMB 499.
GCAGCAGCCGGAAGAACCCGGCGTCCGCCAGTTCCTTCACGGTCGCCTCGGGGATCCGCCGCGCCCGCTCGGCCTCCGCCGCCCGCTCGGCGATGCCGGGCACGAGGCCCCGGACGGCCTCGAGAACCTGTTCGCTCATGCTCGCTCCTCGCTCCCGCGCCGGGTGATGCGGATCACTCGGCGGCTTGCGAGCACGCTAGGCGAGGTGTTCCAATTAGAAATACGACCTTCCCGGTGACCGGGAAGGTCGCTCGGGGAGACTCGGGCAGAGAGGAGCCACCCCCATGCCTGCACCCTCGGCGGCGACGGCGCCACCCCTGGAGTCGTCGATGCTGGCCCGGGCGGCCCGCATCCTGTACGCGTTCACCACCGCCACGCCGGAGCTGTCGATGAGCGACGTCGTCCGGCGCACCGGGCTGCCCCGCTCCTCGGTGCACCGCATCATGGACCAGCTCGTCCAGCTGCGGGCCCTGGAACGCAGCGGCCCGCGCTACCGGCTGGGCCTCGGCCTGCTGGAGCTGGGCGCCCTCGCGGTGCACCAGAACCGGCTGCGCGAGACCGCGCTGCCGCACCTGCGGGCCCTGCACGAGGCCACGGGCGCGATGGTGCACCTGGCCGTGCTGGACGGCCACGAGATCGTCTACCTGGAGAAGATCGGCGGCCCGGCGGGCGGGCGCGCGCCGTCCCGGCTGGGCGGCCGCCAGCCCGCGTACTGCACCGGCGCGGGCAAGGCGATCCTGGCGTTCGCGGACGGCGACCGGCTCGCCGAGGTGCTCGCCGCCGGGCTGCCCGCCCGCACCCCCCGCACGATCACCGACGAGCGGGTGCTGCGGCGCGAGCTGGCGCGCATCCGCGAGCACGGCGTGGCGTTCGACCGGGAGGAGGGCTACCGGGGCGTCGCGTGCATCGCCGCGCCGCTGCGGGACGCCGGCGGCGCCCCCGTCGCGGCCATCTCGATCTGCGGCCCGCCGCCCAAGATGGACCCGCAGCGCCTCGTCCCGCCGCTGCTCACGACGTCACGGGCGGTGTGGCGGGCGCTGTTCGCCCCCGGGCGGCGCCGTCCGGGTCCCGCCGCGGCGGCCGGTTCCGGTTTCCCGGTCATCGGGAAGGACTGAGGCCGGGGACGTGTGACGCTCCTTACGTTGAGGCCGTTTTCCCCGGTCACGACATTCGGGAGCCCCCATGCGAAGAACCCCCGTCCTCGGCGCCCTCGCGCTCGCCGCCGCGCCGCTGCTGGCCGTCCCGAGCGCGCACGCGGCGCCGTCCGCCCCGCCCGCGATCGTCCAGCGGCACCACGACGCGTCCCGGCTCGTCGCCGTCGAGGGCACGGTCAACTTCCGCGACCTCGGCGGGTACGAGACGTACTTCCACGCGCGCGTCCGGCGCGGCGTGGTCTACCGGGCGGACGCGCTCGACCACGTCACCGACGCGGGCCTGCGGAAACTCGCGGACCTGCGCCTCGACGGCGTCGTCGACTTCCGCACCCCGCTGGAGGTCTCGACGGACGGCCCCGACCGGCTGCCGGCCGGGTCGCGCGTCACCGCCCGCCCGATCGACGACACCGGAATGTTCGCCACCGTCAACGCGGCGATCGGGTCCAAGGACCCCGCGCGGCAGGAGGCCGTACTCGGCGACGGCCGGGGCGCCGCGATCATGCGGACCCTGTACCGGAGCTTCGTCACCGACCCCGAGTCGGCCGCGGCGTTCGGCCGCACCCTGCGGGAGACGGCCGACCGCTCGCGCACGCCGATGGTGTTCCACTGCACCAGCGGCAAGGACCGGACCGGGTGGATGAGCTACCTGCTCCTGCGGGCCGTCGGCGTCCCGCACCGCACCGCGATGCACGACTACCTGCTGTCGAACGAGTACCGCGCGGAGACGGACGCGGCCGTGCGCGCGCGCCTGGAGTCCTCGGGCTACATGCAGGACGCCGAGCTGCTGAAGCCGATCCAGGACGTCCGTCCCGAGTACCTGGAGGCGGCACTGGACGAGGTCCGGCGCGAGTACGGGTCGGTCGAGCGCTACCTGCGCAAGGGCCTGGGCATCGATGGCCACACCCGCGCCCGACTCCGCCACCACCTGCTGACGCGACACTGAACACCCCACCCGCAAGGGCCGCCGGACTCCCACCCCGGCGGCCCTTGCGCCTGCACGACCGCACCCCGAGCCCGAACGGGCGGTGCGCGACCGGCCGCCGGGGTTCGGCGCGGCGGCCGGTCGTGTGGGCGGTGGTTCAGTTCGTGGTCAGGCCGCCGTCGACCGCCAGTTCGGTGCCGGTGATGTAGGACGCGGCGTCGGACGCCAGGAAGAGGACGAGGCCCGCGATGTCCTCGGGGACGCCGGAGCGGCCCAGCGGGACGCGCGGGGCCTTGCCCGGGCCGCGCTCGACGCCCGTCTCCGCGATCATCGGCGTGTCCACCATGCCGGGGTGGACGGAGTTGACGCGGATGCCGTCGGCGGCGAGGTCGAGCGCGGCGGAGCGGGTGAGGCCGCGCAGGCCGAACTTGGCCGAGCCGTAGGCCGCGTGGCCGCGGATGCCGCGCAGCCCCGCGGTGGACGAGACGTTCACGATCGACCCGCCGCCGGACGCGCGCATCGCGGGCGCGGCGGCCTGCACACCGAGGAACGGGCCGACGAGGTTGACCTGGAGCAGCAGCTCGAACCGCTCCCGCGTCTCCTGCTCGACGGGTGCCGTGCGCCAGAGGCCCGCGTTGTTGACCAGCACGTCCAGGCGCCCGAACCGGTCGAGGGCGGTCCGGACCGCGCGGGCCCAGCCGTCGGCCGAGGTCACGTCGTGCCGGACGAACGTCGCGGCGGCGCCGATGGACGCGGCGACGCCCGTCCCGTCGAGGACGTCGGTGAGGACGACGTCCGCCCCGGCCTCGGCGAACAGCCGGGCCTCGGCGGCGCCCTGCCCGCGCGCGGCGCCGGTGATGATCGCGACCTTGCCGTCCAGGGCGCCCGTCATCGCGTCCGGTTCCGGAAGTGCGGCAGGACG
Proteins encoded in this region:
- a CDS encoding glucose 1-dehydrogenase codes for the protein MTGALDGKVAIITGAARGQGAAEARLFAEAGADVVLTDVLDGTGVAASIGAAATFVRHDVTSADGWARAVRTALDRFGRLDVLVNNAGLWRTAPVEQETRERFELLLQVNLVGPFLGVQAAAPAMRASGGGSIVNVSSTAGLRGIRGHAAYGSAKFGLRGLTRSAALDLAADGIRVNSVHPGMVDTPMIAETGVERGPGKAPRVPLGRSGVPEDIAGLVLFLASDAASYITGTELAVDGGLTTN
- a CDS encoding tyrosine-protein phosphatase, with the protein product MRRTPVLGALALAAAPLLAVPSAHAAPSAPPAIVQRHHDASRLVAVEGTVNFRDLGGYETYFHARVRRGVVYRADALDHVTDAGLRKLADLRLDGVVDFRTPLEVSTDGPDRLPAGSRVTARPIDDTGMFATVNAAIGSKDPARQEAVLGDGRGAAIMRTLYRSFVTDPESAAAFGRTLRETADRSRTPMVFHCTSGKDRTGWMSYLLLRAVGVPHRTAMHDYLLSNEYRAETDAAVRARLESSGYMQDAELLKPIQDVRPEYLEAALDEVRREYGSVERYLRKGLGIDGHTRARLRHHLLTRH
- a CDS encoding IclR family transcriptional regulator; this translates as MPAPSAATAPPLESSMLARAARILYAFTTATPELSMSDVVRRTGLPRSSVHRIMDQLVQLRALERSGPRYRLGLGLLELGALAVHQNRLRETALPHLRALHEATGAMVHLAVLDGHEIVYLEKIGGPAGGRAPSRLGGRQPAYCTGAGKAILAFADGDRLAEVLAAGLPARTPRTITDERVLRRELARIREHGVAFDREEGYRGVACIAAPLRDAGGAPVAAISICGPPPKMDPQRLVPPLLTTSRAVWRALFAPGRRRPGPAAAAGSGFPVIGKD